One window of bacterium genomic DNA carries:
- the murB gene encoding UDP-N-acetylmuramate dehydrogenase — protein MTTMLRDVFGERVREQELMAKHTNLRVGGPARWFVVARSSDEVLSAIGAARTHRKQWCILGGGSNTFVADAGFDGVVIQMAMREVVVEGMTVTAGAGAVSAAVALTAGRAGLSGFEWAISLPGTIGGAVRGNAGCFGGETCDVIREVTVLDTHGDAPCVRSFTRDACGFRYRHSVFKDDPALVILGVTLVCTPSTVAACQKVMDDILERRRQTQPHEKPSAGCLFKNLEVATFTDEQRDQLDRGTGGSWRDVVSDGRLSVGWVIDRLGLKEHRVGNAAISAVHGNFVMNCGGATSADVAAIAEVVQRRAREVFGVAIAWEVQRIGFATSHDAPAYRGDT, from the coding sequence ATGACCACCATGCTTCGGGACGTGTTCGGTGAACGCGTCCGCGAGCAGGAACTGATGGCGAAGCACACGAACCTCCGGGTCGGCGGACCCGCGCGGTGGTTCGTGGTTGCGCGCTCGAGCGACGAGGTCCTCAGCGCGATTGGTGCCGCACGCACACACCGCAAGCAGTGGTGTATTCTTGGTGGCGGATCGAATACGTTCGTTGCTGATGCGGGGTTCGATGGTGTCGTCATCCAGATGGCGATGCGCGAGGTTGTCGTGGAAGGAATGACCGTCACCGCAGGTGCTGGTGCCGTATCCGCAGCCGTGGCACTCACCGCGGGACGCGCAGGGCTCTCGGGATTCGAGTGGGCGATCTCCCTCCCGGGCACGATCGGTGGCGCCGTGCGCGGCAACGCGGGTTGCTTTGGAGGTGAGACCTGCGATGTCATCCGCGAGGTGACGGTGCTCGACACGCACGGCGATGCGCCATGCGTCCGCTCGTTCACGCGCGATGCGTGTGGCTTCCGCTATCGTCACTCCGTCTTCAAGGATGATCCTGCGCTCGTCATCCTCGGAGTCACCCTCGTGTGCACGCCGTCCACGGTGGCAGCGTGTCAAAAAGTGATGGATGACATCCTCGAGCGCCGACGACAGACGCAGCCGCACGAGAAACCGTCGGCGGGGTGTCTCTTCAAGAATCTCGAGGTCGCAACGTTCACGGACGAGCAGCGCGACCAGTTGGATCGCGGCACCGGAGGTTCCTGGCGCGACGTGGTGAGTGATGGGCGTCTCTCCGTGGGGTGGGTGATTGATCGCCTCGGCCTCAAGGAGCACCGCGTCGGCAACGCAGCAATCTCCGCCGTCCATGGAAACTTCGTCATGAACTGCGGTGGCGCGACGAGCGCAGATGTCGCCGCCATTGCGGAGGTGGTGCAACGTCGCGCGCGCGAAGTATTCGGTGTCGCGATCGCATGGGAAGTTCAGCGTATCGGGTTTGCGACATCGCACGATGCGCCCGCGTATCGCGGCGATACGTGA
- a CDS encoding cyanophycin synthetase, protein MATRPGITSAYLIGIKGAAMTALAQLLQARGVRVSGSDVPERFFTQDVLARIGIPYVEGFHVDNVPMDVDIVIRSSAYDEAHVEVAVARALGHTVRTYAEVIADIFNAGKGIAVCGTHGKTTTTAMLGLVLAEAGLDPTVIVGSDVPQLGGSARAGRSNLVVLEADEYQDKLRYYKPFGIILTNIEWDHPDFFPTPERYAAAFDAFIAKVPPLGFLIRDVVDVGYDDLTLQVPGAHNRLNAIAALRAAEYLGVPRAHAMRTLASFQGVKRRFEIVGERDSVTIIDDYAHHPTEIRATLAAARSRYPNRRILVIFQPHTFTRTLALRNDFISAFAGAAHVYVMDIFGSAREPHGGITSEELAAALAVPAIASGEVLETIAAVRAALQRGDVVLCLGAGRNDVVARGLAEKI, encoded by the coding sequence ATGGCGACACGTCCAGGAATCACCTCTGCGTATCTCATCGGCATCAAGGGTGCCGCGATGACTGCGCTCGCGCAGCTCCTGCAGGCGCGCGGTGTTCGCGTGTCTGGCTCTGACGTCCCCGAGCGCTTCTTCACGCAGGATGTCCTCGCGCGCATCGGCATCCCGTACGTCGAGGGATTTCATGTGGACAACGTGCCGATGGATGTCGACATCGTCATTCGCTCGAGCGCGTATGATGAGGCGCACGTTGAGGTTGCCGTTGCGCGAGCACTGGGACATACGGTACGGACGTACGCAGAGGTGATCGCGGACATCTTCAACGCGGGGAAGGGGATCGCGGTGTGTGGTACCCACGGAAAGACGACGACGACCGCGATGCTCGGCCTCGTCCTCGCGGAGGCGGGACTCGACCCCACGGTCATCGTCGGATCGGATGTCCCGCAGCTCGGAGGGAGCGCGCGTGCTGGCCGCTCGAATCTCGTCGTGCTCGAAGCAGACGAGTATCAGGATAAGCTCCGGTACTACAAACCGTTTGGCATCATACTCACGAACATCGAGTGGGATCACCCGGACTTTTTTCCGACACCCGAGCGATACGCGGCCGCATTTGACGCGTTCATTGCGAAGGTTCCACCTTTGGGGTTCCTCATTCGCGATGTGGTTGACGTAGGGTACGACGACCTCACGCTTCAGGTTCCCGGCGCGCACAATCGGTTGAACGCCATCGCGGCGCTGCGCGCTGCGGAGTACCTCGGCGTTCCTCGAGCCCATGCGATGCGAACACTCGCGTCGTTCCAGGGTGTGAAGCGGAGGTTCGAGATTGTTGGTGAACGCGACAGTGTGACGATCATTGACGACTACGCACACCATCCGACGGAGATCCGCGCGACGTTGGCTGCCGCGCGATCGCGGTACCCGAATCGGCGCATCCTCGTGATTTTTCAGCCACACACGTTTACGCGGACGCTCGCGTTGCGTAACGATTTCATCAGCGCGTTTGCGGGAGCAGCGCACGTCTACGTCATGGATATCTTTGGATCCGCGCGCGAGCCGCACGGCGGCATCACGAGTGAGGAGCTCGCCGCCGCGCTCGCTGTTCCCGCAATCGCGAGCGGCGAGGTACTGGAGACGATCGCTGCGGTGCGCGCCGCGCTCCAACGGGGCGATGTCGTGCTCTGCCTTGGCGCCGGTCGCAATGACGTGGTCGCACGCGGACTCGCTGAAAAAATATGA
- the glyA gene encoding serine hydroxymethyltransferase, whose protein sequence is MVHLPHTDPAIAGHIAAELTRQRAQLVMIPSENYVSPAVLEASGSVLCNKYSEGYPGKRYYTGNEHADAIENLARDRACALFGYTHANVQPYSGSPANQAICFALLNPGDTLMGMHLLYGGHLTHGWGVNFSGVYYRSVQYTTDAAGWLDYDAIAAQVRETRPKLLFCGATAYPRVLDFARLAAIAHDVGAFLVADVSHIAGLIVAGVHPSPAGHADVVMMTTHKTLRGPRGAIILANGNPSNPLKRVERTAENIPTLIDRAVFPGLQGGPHDQQTAAIAVALHEAATPAFARYGAQVVANARALADTLLAEGCTLITGGTDNHLILMDVTTLGITGRAAAAALYNVGISVNANSIPNDARKPFDPSGIRLGTPALTTRGMNEHDMHAIGKSIAAILRKPDDDAIAREARDLVQTLSTAHPIYGDIA, encoded by the coding sequence ATGGTACACCTCCCGCACACCGATCCCGCAATCGCCGGTCATATTGCAGCGGAGCTCACACGGCAACGTGCACAGCTCGTCATGATCCCCTCCGAGAACTACGTCTCTCCGGCGGTACTCGAGGCATCCGGCTCCGTGCTCTGCAACAAGTACTCCGAGGGCTACCCGGGCAAACGCTACTACACCGGCAATGAGCACGCGGATGCCATCGAGAACCTCGCACGAGACCGCGCGTGCGCGCTCTTCGGGTACACGCACGCGAACGTCCAACCGTACTCGGGATCGCCCGCGAACCAGGCGATCTGCTTCGCGCTCCTCAACCCGGGCGACACGCTCATGGGCATGCACCTCCTCTACGGCGGCCACCTCACGCACGGGTGGGGCGTAAACTTCTCCGGCGTCTACTACCGCTCCGTCCAGTACACAACAGACGCTGCGGGGTGGCTCGACTACGATGCGATTGCGGCGCAGGTACGAGAGACGCGGCCGAAGCTCCTCTTCTGCGGTGCGACCGCGTACCCGCGCGTCCTCGACTTCGCGCGGCTCGCCGCGATCGCGCACGACGTTGGCGCGTTCCTCGTCGCCGATGTTTCGCATATCGCGGGGCTCATCGTCGCAGGCGTCCACCCCTCCCCCGCTGGCCATGCGGATGTCGTCATGATGACGACGCACAAGACGCTCCGCGGCCCGCGTGGCGCGATCATCCTCGCGAACGGGAACCCCTCGAACCCACTCAAGCGGGTGGAGCGCACCGCCGAGAACATCCCCACGCTCATTGACCGCGCGGTGTTCCCCGGGCTCCAGGGCGGTCCGCACGACCAGCAGACCGCGGCGATCGCCGTCGCGCTCCACGAGGCGGCAACGCCTGCGTTCGCCCGCTACGGTGCGCAGGTTGTGGCGAACGCCCGCGCGCTTGCGGATACGCTCCTCGCGGAGGGTTGCACGCTCATCACCGGTGGCACGGATAACCACCTCATCCTCATGGACGTGACCACGCTCGGCATCACTGGGCGCGCCGCCGCCGCCGCACTCTACAACGTCGGTATCTCGGTAAACGCGAACAGTATCCCGAACGACGCGCGCAAACCGTTTGACCCCTCCGGCATTCGCCTCGGCACACCTGCGCTCACCACACGCGGCATGAATGAACACGACATGCACGCCATTGGGAAGTCCATCGCCGCCATACTCCGCAAACCGGATGACGATGCTATCGCACGGGAGGCACGCGATCTCGTCCAAACGCTCAGCACTGCACACCCCATCTACGGTGATATCGCGTAA
- a CDS encoding glycine--tRNA ligase gives MAADRMEQLVSLCKQRGFIFPGSEAYGGLAGTLDYGPLGVALKQNIKQAWWKRVVQERDDVVGLDAAILMHPQVWEASGHVAGFSDPMVDCRKCKARHRADTLSPPGVCPQCGSEDLTDARLVNMMFKTSVGPMEDSASVAYLRPETAQGIFVDFPSVLSVVRKKLPFGVAQIGKAFRNEITPGQFLFRLREFEQMEVEYFVKPDAWEPAFDEWLRFMHEWLAVCGISESHVSFTEIPASDRAHYSKRTVDIEYHYPFGQKELYGLAYRTDYDLTRHAEVSKQDFSYFDEETRERFIPHVIEPSLGVDRTVLAVLLEAYHEIEGGRTTTTETTKEAEVVLKLPKELAPIKVAVLPLSKKAPLQERARDLTAQLRKRWMCQYDEAGSIGKRYRRQDEIGTPYCITVDFDTAEDGKVTIRDRDSMAQERVAIEEVVAYVVDGLGA, from the coding sequence ATGGCAGCAGATCGCATGGAACAACTCGTGTCCCTGTGCAAGCAGCGCGGGTTCATTTTCCCCGGGTCGGAAGCGTACGGGGGATTGGCGGGTACGTTGGACTACGGACCGCTCGGTGTTGCGTTGAAGCAGAACATCAAGCAGGCGTGGTGGAAGCGCGTCGTGCAGGAGCGCGATGACGTGGTGGGTTTGGACGCGGCGATCCTCATGCACCCGCAGGTGTGGGAGGCGTCCGGTCACGTCGCGGGGTTCAGCGATCCCATGGTGGACTGTCGCAAGTGCAAGGCGCGGCACCGCGCGGACACGCTGTCGCCGCCGGGCGTGTGTCCGCAGTGCGGGAGCGAGGATCTCACCGATGCGCGGCTGGTCAACATGATGTTCAAGACCTCCGTGGGGCCCATGGAGGATTCGGCATCGGTCGCGTACCTCCGGCCAGAGACCGCGCAAGGCATTTTCGTGGACTTTCCGAGTGTCCTCAGCGTCGTACGGAAGAAGCTTCCGTTCGGTGTGGCGCAGATCGGCAAAGCGTTCCGCAACGAGATCACACCCGGTCAGTTTCTCTTCCGGCTGCGCGAGTTCGAACAGATGGAGGTGGAGTACTTCGTGAAGCCGGACGCGTGGGAGCCGGCGTTCGACGAGTGGCTTCGGTTCATGCACGAGTGGCTCGCGGTCTGCGGCATCAGTGAGTCGCACGTTTCGTTCACGGAGATCCCCGCGAGCGATCGCGCGCACTACTCCAAGCGCACCGTGGACATCGAGTACCACTACCCCTTTGGTCAGAAGGAACTCTACGGCCTCGCGTACCGCACGGACTACGACCTCACGCGACATGCGGAGGTCTCGAAGCAGGATTTTTCGTACTTCGACGAGGAGACGCGGGAGCGTTTCATTCCCCATGTCATCGAACCGTCGCTCGGTGTCGATCGCACGGTGCTCGCGGTGCTCCTGGAGGCATACCACGAGATTGAGGGAGGACGAACGACGACCACGGAGACCACGAAGGAAGCCGAAGTCGTCCTCAAACTCCCCAAGGAGCTCGCACCCATCAAGGTTGCCGTGCTCCCGCTCTCAAAGAAGGCACCGCTCCAGGAACGCGCGCGCGATCTCACGGCGCAGCTCCGGAAGCGTTGGATGTGTCAGTACGACGAAGCCGGCTCCATCGGGAAGCGGTATCGTCGCCAGGATGAAATCGGCACGCCATACTGCATCACGGTGGACTTTGACACCGCAGAGGACGGGAAGGTGACTATCCGCGACCGCGATTCCATGGCACAGGAGCGCGTCGCGATCGAGGAGGTCGTCGCGTACGTGGTAGACGGTTTGGGGGCGTAG
- the hisS gene encoding histidine--tRNA ligase has translation MNDERVKADLPAGFHDYLPREMIVRNAMIEKIRRVFECFGFDPLETPAIERKVVLTGGETTAMRIYNVRAQDEVVVTDERSPIPLALRFDLTVPLARVVAEHLGIGEGQERALRLPFRRYQIGNVWRGEKPQAGRFREFLQCDADACGTEAPVADAEIVALMVATLRVLDVPRFVVKMNDRKLLNGLAAYAGFDPAYTADVLRILDKFMKIGRDGVLRELQKPPRPATAHVREGEEDEESDYGLGLSADVADRIGNFLDCSGGTDDLLDQCTSLFTGVATAEEGIAELRAIVHALRAMAVPEQYWAFDPAVARGLGYYTGPVFETFLLHEDGSTIERMHTDDAGTKTVERFGSVFSGGRYDGLVSRFSDANIPATGASIGVDRLFDQLVKLDRITLTPTLVQVLVTVMDQQFLDDYYAITATLRDAGIRTMLWTGTETTFKSQMAYAAAQEIPVLVIMGGDEQAAGTVTIRDMATRSQEASPRGALVETIQRMLGRAWVVAHNN, from the coding sequence ATGAATGACGAGCGAGTCAAAGCTGATCTCCCAGCCGGGTTCCACGACTATCTCCCCCGCGAGATGATCGTCCGCAACGCGATGATCGAGAAGATTCGACGCGTGTTCGAGTGTTTCGGATTCGATCCACTGGAGACACCGGCAATCGAACGGAAGGTGGTACTCACCGGTGGCGAAACGACCGCGATGCGCATCTACAACGTGCGCGCGCAGGACGAAGTTGTCGTGACAGACGAGCGGAGCCCGATCCCACTCGCACTGCGGTTTGATCTCACCGTGCCGCTCGCCCGTGTCGTCGCAGAGCACCTCGGCATCGGCGAGGGCCAGGAGCGCGCGCTCCGGTTGCCGTTCCGCCGCTACCAAATCGGCAACGTCTGGCGTGGGGAGAAGCCGCAGGCCGGACGGTTTCGCGAGTTTCTCCAATGCGATGCCGATGCGTGCGGTACCGAGGCACCCGTTGCGGATGCGGAAATCGTCGCACTCATGGTTGCGACACTCCGCGTACTCGACGTGCCGCGGTTCGTCGTGAAGATGAACGACCGCAAACTCCTCAACGGGCTGGCCGCATATGCCGGTTTTGATCCGGCGTACACCGCAGACGTCCTGCGCATTCTCGACAAGTTCATGAAGATCGGACGCGACGGCGTGCTTCGCGAGCTCCAGAAACCACCCAGACCGGCCACTGCGCACGTTCGAGAAGGGGAGGAAGATGAGGAGTCCGACTACGGTTTGGGACTCTCCGCGGACGTTGCCGATCGCATCGGGAATTTCCTCGACTGCTCGGGAGGAACCGACGACCTCCTCGACCAGTGCACGTCGCTCTTTACCGGTGTCGCTACCGCGGAGGAGGGGATTGCTGAACTCCGCGCCATCGTGCACGCACTCCGCGCCATGGCGGTCCCGGAGCAGTACTGGGCGTTTGATCCGGCCGTCGCACGCGGGCTCGGGTACTACACCGGTCCGGTGTTCGAGACGTTCCTCCTCCATGAGGACGGCAGCACCATCGAACGTATGCATACCGATGATGCCGGAACCAAGACCGTTGAACGGTTTGGCTCGGTCTTCTCTGGTGGCCGCTACGATGGACTGGTCTCCCGTTTCTCCGATGCCAACATTCCCGCAACCGGCGCATCCATTGGCGTCGATCGCCTCTTCGACCAACTCGTCAAGCTCGACCGCATCACGCTCACACCCACGCTTGTCCAAGTGCTCGTCACGGTCATGGATCAGCAGTTCCTGGACGACTACTACGCGATCACCGCAACGCTCCGCGATGCCGGAATTCGCACGATGCTCTGGACGGGAACCGAGACGACATTCAAGAGCCAGATGGCCTACGCGGCTGCACAGGAGATTCCCGTCCTCGTCATCATGGGTGGCGATGAACAGGCCGCAGGAACCGTCACAATCAGGGACATGGCCACGCGCTCGCAGGAGGCCTCCCCGCGCGGAGCACTCGTTGAGACGATCCAGCGCATGCTCGGTCGCGCGTGGGTGGTGGCTCACAATAACTGA
- a CDS encoding ribosome-recycling factor, with protein MTLDTYRPDFEKAVGHLTSELQQIRTGRATPALVEDIPVEVYGAVMRVKELATITTSDARTVQIDPWDKSVAKDIERGIRKAQSSLNPVMDGQTIRVPMPELTEDSRRELSRMISQRVEESRQTIRHIRDKARTAIIEGERAGEITEDDRYRLQKQLDELSKEFDDALKVTGEKKAQEVMTI; from the coding sequence ATGACCCTCGATACCTACCGTCCGGATTTTGAGAAGGCCGTGGGACACCTCACGAGTGAGCTCCAGCAAATTCGTACCGGTCGCGCGACGCCTGCGCTCGTGGAGGATATCCCCGTGGAGGTGTACGGCGCGGTTATGCGCGTGAAGGAGCTCGCGACGATTACCACGTCGGATGCGCGCACGGTGCAGATTGATCCGTGGGATAAGAGCGTTGCAAAAGACATTGAACGTGGCATCCGTAAGGCGCAGTCGTCGCTCAACCCCGTCATGGACGGCCAGACCATTCGCGTCCCCATGCCCGAACTCACCGAGGATTCGCGACGGGAGCTCTCGAGAATGATCAGCCAGCGGGTGGAGGAGTCACGTCAGACCATTCGACACATCCGCGATAAGGCGCGCACGGCGATCATCGAGGGCGAGCGCGCGGGCGAGATCACCGAGGATGACCGCTACCGGCTCCAGAAGCAGCTTGACGAGCTCTCGAAGGAGTTCGACGACGCACTCAAGGTCACCGGTGAGAAGAAGGCCCAGGAGGTGATGACGATTTGA
- a CDS encoding NlpC/P60 family protein: MLSHKGFTLIEVDIIALARQCIGTSQYRRGAKLSEAPAVIDCSSFMKWLYAMRGIWLPRRSIQQRELGEVINLDELVAGDVVFVSGWIDYYHDDPANGVGHVGIATGDGTVMHAADRKANVVETPLDKFVGRTKFRGARRYVPKDVEVLTFETPRNSEVEIADDIRWIILQSLPKKK, translated from the coding sequence ATGTTGAGCCACAAAGGTTTTACGTTGATAGAAGTAGATATCATCGCGCTTGCTCGGCAGTGCATCGGCACATCGCAGTATCGCCGTGGCGCAAAGCTCTCCGAAGCTCCAGCGGTTATTGATTGCTCTAGTTTTATGAAGTGGCTGTACGCCATGCGTGGTATCTGGTTGCCGCGGCGATCAATTCAACAACGCGAACTTGGCGAAGTCATCAATCTCGACGAACTTGTCGCGGGTGATGTTGTGTTCGTTTCCGGTTGGATTGACTACTATCACGACGACCCCGCGAATGGAGTTGGTCATGTCGGCATCGCAACCGGTGATGGAACGGTGATGCACGCCGCAGACAGGAAAGCTAACGTGGTGGAAACTCCGCTCGACAAGTTCGTCGGCAGGACCAAGTTTCGTGGCGCGAGACGCTATGTCCCAAAAGATGTAGAAGTTCTCACGTTCGAAACCCCGCGTAACAGCGAGGTTGAGATTGCAGATGACATCAGATGGATTATTCTGCAATCACTTCCTAAAAAGAAATGA
- a CDS encoding helix-turn-helix domain-containing protein: MHPTLERELQKLGLADKESKVYLASLQLGPQPAQDIARKAGVNRATTYVMIESLTKKGLMTSLERGKKRLFTAEAPDRLLSLLHVQVEELKEREREFGQVLPELRAMLASAGERPRVRFFEGPEGLRAIREEILHTDAKTLWAVAQVKLGTHELSTAEHEDYDRRLQAKGLEQYVMYTGSVAPEEIRSHPSWHFREIPAAKFPFAGEISVLGDSIFSFTYSGKIIGVIIENAALAETLRSTFKLAWIAAETVKSA; encoded by the coding sequence ATGCATCCGACACTCGAACGGGAACTTCAGAAGCTCGGCCTGGCGGACAAGGAATCCAAGGTCTACTTGGCCTCGCTGCAACTTGGGCCGCAACCCGCGCAGGACATCGCACGGAAGGCCGGCGTGAACCGTGCGACGACGTACGTCATGATCGAGTCGCTCACGAAGAAGGGACTCATGACCTCGCTCGAGCGCGGGAAGAAGCGTCTCTTCACGGCAGAGGCACCGGATCGTCTGCTCTCGTTGCTCCATGTGCAGGTGGAGGAGCTCAAGGAGCGGGAGCGAGAGTTTGGTCAGGTGCTCCCGGAGCTCCGCGCGATGCTCGCCTCGGCGGGTGAGCGTCCGCGCGTGCGCTTCTTCGAGGGGCCGGAGGGGTTGCGGGCGATCCGCGAGGAGATTCTGCACACCGATGCGAAGACGCTCTGGGCGGTCGCGCAGGTGAAGCTCGGCACCCACGAGCTCTCGACGGCCGAGCACGAGGACTACGACCGTCGCCTCCAGGCGAAGGGGCTCGAGCAGTACGTCATGTACACAGGATCGGTCGCGCCGGAGGAGATCCGCTCCCATCCGTCCTGGCACTTCCGTGAGATTCCCGCAGCGAAGTTTCCCTTCGCGGGTGAGATCTCCGTGCTTGGAGACAGCATCTTCTCGTTCACCTACAGCGGGAAGATCATCGGTGTCATTATCGAGAATGCGGCACTCGCGGAGACGCTTCGCTCGACATTCAAGCTCGCCTGGATTGCCGCGGAAACGGTGAAGTCCGCGTGA